A genomic segment from Actinomadura hallensis encodes:
- the carB gene encoding carbamoyl-phosphate synthase large subunit, producing the protein MPRREDLKSVLVIGSGPIVIGQACEFDYSGTQACRVLRAEGLRVTLVNSNPATIMTDPEFADATYVEPITPEVVEKIIARERPDALLPTLGGQTALNTAIALYEDGVLEKYGVELIGADVEAIQAGENRERFKEIVAKVARERGLNAESARSRICHSMEECLDAARELGYPVVVRPSFTMGGAGSGFAHDEDDLRRIAGAGLDASPTTEVLLEESILGWKEYELEVMRDRHDNVVIVCSIENLDPMGVHTGDSVTVAPAMTLTDREFQNMRDVAIAVIREVGVDTGGCNIQFAVHPATGRMVVIEMNPRVSRSSALASKATGFPIAKIAAKLAIGYTLDEIPNDITRETPASFEPTLDYVVVKVPRFAFEKFPGADGTLTTHMKSVGEAMAIGRCFTEALQKAMRSLEQKGSSFSWAGDPGDLDVAALIESASRPHDGRLKDVQRALWAGASIEDLYKATGIDPWFLDQIVAVNEIAEEIRTADDALTRDKLLRAKRHGFSDAQIGELRNLSEEVVRELRHALGVRPVYLTVDTCAAEFEAQTPYLYSSYDEETEVPPGTKPKVIILGSGPNRIGQGVEFDYSCVHASFTLAEAGYETVMVNCNPETVSTDYDTSDRLYFEPLTLEDVLEVVYAEQQTGEVAGVIVQLGGQTPLGLAQKLKDAGVPIVGTSPESIHLAEERGAFGRVLARAGLLAPKHGTATSYQEAREIAAQIGYPVLVRPSYVLGGRGMEIVYDDATLESYMARATEASPEHPVLVDRFLDEAIEIDVDALYDGEELYLGGVMEHIEEAGIHSGDSACALPPITLGHDDIRRIREATEALARGVGVRGLMNVQYALSAGVLYVLEANPRASRTVPFVSKATAVPLAKAAARVMMGATIAELRAEGMLPETGDGGSLPLDAPIAVKEAVLPFDRFRNERGQGVDTVLGPEMRSTGEVMGIDEVFGTAFAKSQQAAYGSLPTKGRAFVSVANRDKRHMVFPVKRLADLGFEILATEGTAEVLRRNGVRAKIVRKHSEGPGPSGEPTIVQRVLDGEVDLIVNTPFGSPGHSGPRLDGYEIRTAAVLRSVPCVTTVQGLAAAVQGIEAVAGGQVGVRSLQEHGERLGGFRGRVAGPSRDGDGRMASG; encoded by the coding sequence ATGCCGCGCAGGGAAGACCTGAAGTCCGTCCTGGTCATCGGGTCCGGCCCGATCGTCATCGGCCAGGCGTGCGAGTTCGACTACTCCGGCACCCAGGCGTGCCGGGTGCTCAGGGCCGAGGGGCTGCGGGTGACGCTGGTCAACAGCAACCCGGCCACGATCATGACCGACCCCGAGTTCGCCGACGCCACCTACGTCGAGCCGATCACCCCGGAGGTCGTCGAGAAGATCATCGCGCGGGAGCGGCCGGACGCGCTGCTGCCGACGCTCGGCGGGCAGACCGCCCTGAACACCGCGATCGCGCTGTACGAGGACGGCGTCCTCGAAAAGTACGGGGTCGAGCTGATCGGCGCCGACGTCGAGGCGATCCAGGCGGGGGAGAACCGGGAGCGGTTCAAGGAGATCGTCGCGAAGGTCGCGCGCGAGCGGGGCCTGAACGCCGAGTCCGCCCGGTCGCGCATCTGCCACTCGATGGAGGAGTGCCTCGACGCGGCGCGGGAGCTGGGCTACCCGGTCGTCGTGCGGCCGTCGTTCACGATGGGCGGCGCCGGTTCGGGCTTCGCCCACGACGAGGACGACCTGCGCCGCATCGCCGGCGCCGGCCTCGACGCCTCCCCCACGACCGAGGTGCTCCTGGAGGAGTCGATCCTCGGCTGGAAGGAGTACGAGCTCGAGGTCATGCGCGACCGCCACGACAACGTGGTGATCGTGTGCTCGATCGAGAACCTCGACCCCATGGGCGTGCACACGGGCGACTCGGTCACGGTCGCGCCCGCGATGACGCTGACCGACCGCGAGTTCCAGAACATGCGCGACGTCGCGATCGCGGTGATCCGGGAGGTCGGCGTCGACACCGGCGGCTGCAACATCCAGTTCGCCGTGCACCCCGCCACCGGCCGGATGGTCGTCATCGAGATGAACCCGCGGGTGTCGCGGTCGTCGGCGCTGGCGTCGAAGGCCACCGGCTTCCCGATCGCCAAGATCGCGGCGAAGCTGGCGATCGGCTACACGCTGGACGAGATCCCGAACGACATCACCCGGGAGACGCCCGCGTCGTTCGAGCCCACGCTCGACTACGTCGTGGTGAAGGTGCCCAGGTTCGCGTTCGAGAAGTTCCCCGGCGCGGACGGCACCCTCACCACGCACATGAAGTCCGTGGGCGAGGCCATGGCCATCGGGCGCTGCTTCACCGAGGCCCTGCAGAAGGCCATGCGGTCCCTGGAGCAGAAGGGCTCGTCGTTCAGCTGGGCGGGCGATCCCGGCGACCTCGACGTGGCCGCGCTGATCGAGTCGGCGAGCCGTCCCCACGACGGGCGGCTCAAGGACGTGCAGCGCGCGCTCTGGGCCGGGGCGAGCATCGAGGACCTCTACAAGGCGACCGGCATCGACCCCTGGTTCCTCGACCAGATCGTGGCCGTCAACGAGATCGCCGAGGAGATCCGCACCGCCGACGACGCCCTCACCAGGGACAAGCTGCTGCGCGCCAAGCGGCACGGGTTCTCCGACGCGCAGATCGGCGAGCTGCGGAACCTCTCCGAGGAGGTCGTCAGGGAGCTGCGCCACGCCCTCGGCGTCCGGCCCGTCTACCTCACGGTGGACACCTGCGCCGCGGAGTTCGAGGCGCAGACCCCGTACCTGTACTCCTCGTACGACGAGGAGACCGAGGTGCCGCCGGGCACCAAGCCCAAGGTCATCATCCTGGGCAGCGGCCCCAACCGCATCGGCCAGGGCGTCGAGTTCGACTACTCCTGCGTCCACGCCTCGTTCACGCTGGCCGAGGCCGGCTACGAGACCGTGATGGTCAACTGCAACCCCGAGACGGTCTCCACCGACTACGACACCTCCGACCGGCTCTACTTCGAGCCCCTCACGCTGGAGGACGTCCTAGAGGTCGTCTACGCGGAGCAGCAGACGGGGGAGGTCGCGGGAGTCATCGTCCAGCTCGGCGGCCAGACGCCCCTGGGGCTCGCCCAGAAGCTGAAGGACGCAGGCGTCCCCATCGTGGGCACCTCGCCGGAGAGCATCCACCTCGCGGAAGAGCGCGGCGCGTTCGGGAGGGTCCTGGCCAGGGCCGGGCTCCTCGCGCCGAAGCACGGCACGGCCACCTCCTACCAGGAGGCCCGCGAGATCGCCGCCCAGATCGGTTACCCCGTCCTCGTGCGGCCCTCGTACGTCCTCGGCGGGCGCGGCATGGAGATCGTGTACGACGACGCCACGCTGGAGTCGTACATGGCCCGCGCCACGGAGGCCAGCCCCGAGCACCCCGTCCTGGTCGACCGCTTCCTGGACGAGGCCATCGAGATCGACGTGGACGCCCTCTACGACGGCGAGGAGCTGTACCTCGGCGGCGTCATGGAGCACATCGAGGAGGCCGGGATCCACTCCGGCGACTCGGCGTGCGCGCTGCCGCCCATCACGCTCGGCCACGACGACATCCGCCGCATCCGGGAGGCGACGGAGGCGCTCGCGCGCGGCGTCGGGGTGCGCGGGCTCATGAACGTCCAGTACGCGCTGTCCGCGGGCGTCCTGTACGTCCTGGAGGCGAACCCGCGCGCGTCCCGCACGGTCCCCTTCGTGTCCAAGGCGACGGCCGTGCCGCTCGCCAAGGCCGCCGCCCGCGTCATGATGGGCGCCACCATCGCCGAACTGCGGGCGGAGGGCATGCTCCCGGAGACGGGGGACGGCGGGTCCCTCCCGCTGGACGCGCCGATCGCGGTGAAGGAGGCCGTGCTGCCGTTCGACCGGTTCCGCAACGAGCGCGGCCAGGGCGTCGACACCGTGCTCGGCCCCGAGATGCGCTCGACGGGCGAGGTCATGGGCATCGACGAGGTGTTCGGCACCGCCTTCGCCAAGTCGCAGCAGGCCGCCTACGGCTCGCTGCCGACCAAGGGCCGCGCCTTCGTGTCCGTGGCGAACCGGGACAAGCGGCACATGGTGTTCCCCGTCAAGCGCCTCGCTGACCTGGGCTTTGAGATTCTTGCCACGGAGGGGACCGCCGAGGTCCTGCGCCGCAACGGCGTGCGTGCCAAGATCGTGCGCAAGCACAGCGAGGGACCGGGCCCGTCCGGCGAGCCCACGATCGTGCAGCGCGTCCTGGACGGCGAGGTCGACCTCATCGTCAACACGCCCTTCGGCAGCCCCGGCCACTCCGGGCCGCGGCTCGACGGTTACGAGATCCGCACCGCGGCCGTCCTGCGGAGCGTACCGTGCGTGACGACCGTGCAGGGTCTCGCGGCGGCGGTGCAGGGCATCGAGGCCGTCGCCGGAGGCCAGGTCGGCGTCCGCTCCCTCCAGGAGCACGGCGAGCGGCTCGGCGGGTTCCGTGGGCGCGTCGCCGGGCCGTCCCGGGACGGTGACGGCAGGATGGCCTCGGGGTGA
- a CDS encoding dihydroorotase, whose product MKFVIKGARILGGEAADILVRDGVIAGVGSGLDEAGAQVVDADGLIALPGLVDLHTHLREPGREDAETVESGTKAAAMGGYTAVHAMANTEPVADTAGVVEQVWRLGREAGYCDVQPVGAVTRGIAGEQLAELGAMADSAARVRVFSDDGHCVSDAVIMRRALEYVKAFDGVVAQHAQEPRLTEGAQMNEGEMSAALGLRGWPAVAEEAIIARDVLLAQHVGSRLHVCHVSTAGSVEILRWAKSRGCPVTAEVTPHHLLLDDSRAGTYDPIFKVNPPLRTADDVTALRHALADGTIDCVATDHAPHPVEAKETEWAVAAMGMIGLETALPVVQEAMVETGLLDWAGVAERMSAAPARIGRLSGQGRPVEEGSPANITLYDPSPRRAVDPSAMTSKSRNTPFAGLELPGRVVATFLRGRPTVLEGKLQ is encoded by the coding sequence ATGAAGTTCGTGATCAAGGGTGCTCGGATTCTCGGTGGGGAGGCCGCCGACATCCTGGTGCGCGACGGCGTCATCGCCGGGGTGGGGTCCGGGCTGGACGAGGCCGGGGCGCAGGTCGTCGACGCCGACGGGCTGATCGCGCTGCCGGGTCTGGTGGACCTGCACACCCATCTGCGCGAGCCCGGCCGGGAGGACGCCGAGACCGTCGAGTCGGGGACGAAGGCCGCCGCGATGGGCGGCTACACCGCCGTCCACGCGATGGCCAACACCGAGCCGGTCGCCGACACGGCGGGCGTGGTCGAGCAGGTGTGGCGGCTGGGGCGCGAGGCCGGGTACTGCGACGTGCAGCCCGTGGGGGCGGTGACGCGCGGCATCGCCGGGGAGCAGCTGGCCGAGCTGGGCGCGATGGCCGACTCCGCCGCCCGGGTCCGGGTGTTCTCCGACGACGGGCACTGCGTGTCGGACGCGGTCATCATGCGCCGGGCGCTGGAGTACGTGAAGGCGTTCGACGGCGTGGTCGCCCAGCACGCGCAGGAGCCGCGCCTGACCGAGGGCGCCCAGATGAACGAGGGCGAGATGTCGGCGGCGCTCGGCCTGCGCGGGTGGCCCGCCGTCGCGGAGGAGGCGATCATCGCGCGGGACGTGCTGCTCGCCCAGCACGTCGGGTCGCGGCTGCACGTGTGCCACGTGTCCACGGCGGGGTCGGTGGAGATCCTCCGCTGGGCCAAGAGCAGGGGCTGCCCGGTGACGGCCGAGGTCACCCCGCACCACCTGCTGCTGGACGACTCCCGCGCCGGGACCTACGACCCGATCTTCAAGGTGAACCCGCCGCTGCGCACCGCCGACGACGTCACGGCGCTGCGGCACGCCCTCGCCGACGGGACGATCGACTGCGTCGCGACCGACCACGCCCCGCACCCGGTGGAGGCCAAGGAGACCGAGTGGGCGGTGGCGGCGATGGGGATGATCGGGCTGGAGACGGCGCTGCCGGTCGTGCAGGAGGCCATGGTCGAGACCGGGCTGCTCGACTGGGCCGGGGTCGCCGAGCGCATGTCCGCCGCGCCCGCCCGCATCGGCCGGCTGTCCGGGCAGGGCCGCCCGGTCGAGGAGGGCTCGCCCGCCAACATCACGCTGTACGACCCGTCGCCGCGCCGCGCCGTGGACCCGTCGGCCATGACGTCCAAGAGCCGCAACACCCCGTTCGCGGGGCTGGAGCTGCCGGGGCGGGTCGTCGCCACGTTCCTGCGCGGCAGGCCGACCGTCCTGGAAGGGAAGCTCCAATGA
- a CDS encoding MFS transporter, with translation MPGREGGRGLVPLLGFLGVMAYSLSMAVMTPALPQVQDGLGTTPAGAAWTLTAMTLSAAVATPVVGRLGDLYGPRRVLLAVLVVATAGSVTAAVAWSVPVMLLGRALSGIGSGVFPLAYTIIRDAVPAARRASAVGLMSSMLGLGGAVAWCIAGPIIDLLGWRWLLWVPVAGLVPGLALAWWIVPRSDRREGASVDWWGAVLFAAWMVAALTAVTEGMEWGWTSPGVLGLLAVAAVSACAWLRVESRVAEPLIDLRLMRLRGVWTANAASLLAGYSLMAGGLLFPLLVQLPEDTGHGFGGTATQAALLQLPASIGMTVAGMTAGLLDRRFGSRAVLFGGALLTALGYGYVAFQHDALWQLYAGSIARGIGLGFAYAAVATLVVAAVPPSETGVATGVNTLIRTVGASLGPQISAVILVMVPGEGGYTGGFAMSAAVMVAVLPLALLVPRGRGRRRGGASSEPAAGIETRKTAGRS, from the coding sequence GTGCCGGGGCGAGAAGGCGGGCGGGGGCTCGTGCCCCTGCTGGGCTTCCTCGGCGTGATGGCCTACTCCCTGTCCATGGCGGTCATGACGCCCGCGCTGCCGCAGGTCCAGGACGGCCTCGGCACCACGCCCGCGGGGGCCGCGTGGACGCTCACCGCCATGACCCTGTCCGCGGCCGTGGCCACCCCGGTGGTCGGGCGCCTGGGGGACCTGTACGGCCCGCGCCGCGTCCTGCTGGCCGTCCTCGTCGTCGCCACCGCGGGCTCCGTCACCGCGGCCGTCGCGTGGTCGGTGCCGGTGATGCTCCTCGGGCGCGCGCTGAGCGGCATCGGCAGCGGCGTCTTCCCGCTCGCCTACACGATCATCAGGGACGCCGTCCCGGCCGCCAGGAGGGCCTCCGCGGTCGGGCTGATGTCGTCCATGCTGGGGCTCGGCGGCGCCGTCGCCTGGTGCATCGCCGGGCCGATCATCGATCTGCTGGGGTGGCGCTGGCTGCTGTGGGTGCCGGTCGCCGGCCTGGTGCCCGGCCTCGCCCTCGCGTGGTGGATCGTTCCACGCTCCGATCGCCGCGAGGGCGCAAGCGTGGACTGGTGGGGCGCCGTCCTCTTCGCGGCGTGGATGGTGGCGGCGCTCACCGCGGTCACGGAGGGCATGGAGTGGGGCTGGACGTCGCCCGGCGTCCTCGGCCTGCTCGCCGTGGCGGCCGTGAGCGCCTGCGCCTGGCTGCGGGTGGAGAGCCGCGTCGCCGAACCCCTGATCGACCTGCGGCTGATGCGGCTGCGCGGCGTGTGGACGGCGAACGCCGCGTCGCTGCTGGCCGGCTACTCGCTGATGGCGGGGGGCCTGCTGTTCCCGCTGCTCGTCCAGCTCCCGGAGGACACCGGCCACGGCTTCGGCGGGACGGCGACGCAGGCGGCGCTGCTCCAGCTCCCCGCCAGCATCGGCATGACCGTGGCCGGGATGACGGCCGGTCTCCTGGACCGGCGGTTCGGCTCCCGCGCCGTCCTCTTCGGCGGGGCCCTGCTGACGGCCCTCGGCTACGGCTACGTCGCGTTCCAGCACGACGCGCTGTGGCAGCTCTACGCGGGAAGCATCGCCCGCGGCATCGGCCTGGGCTTCGCCTACGCCGCCGTGGCCACCCTCGTCGTCGCCGCCGTCCCCCCGAGCGAGACCGGCGTGGCCACCGGCGTCAACACCCTCATCCGGACGGTCGGCGCCTCGCTGGGCCCGCAGATCAGCGCGGTCATCCTCGTGATGGTCCCGGGGGAGGGCGGCTACACCGGGGGCTTCGCGATGAGCGCCGCCGTCATGGTCGCGGTGCTGCCGCTCGCCCTGCTCGTCCCGCGCGGGAGGGGCCGGCGCCGCGGCGGGGCGTCCTCCGAACCGGCCGCCGGAATCGAGACGCGGAAGACCGCCGGGCGGAGCTGA
- a CDS encoding aspartate carbamoyltransferase catalytic subunit → MNRHLISASDLSREDALLVLDTAEELAQIAGRSIKKLPTLRGRTVVNLFYEDSTRTRISFEAAAKRLSADVINFSAKGSSVSKGESLKDTALTLEAMGADAVVVRHPASGAPHRLASWVRGSVVNAGDGTHEHPTQALLDAFTMRRRLGELEGRRVTIVGDVLHSRVARSNVLLLATLGADVTVVAPPTLLPVAIDTWPCSVSYDLDGVLPKSDVIMMLRVQQERMNAAYFPTVREYSRRYGLDAERMAELPEHAIVMHPGPMNRGVEIAAEVADSVRSTIVDQVANGVSARMAVLYLLLGGSEPAIGQEVVSP, encoded by the coding sequence ATGAACCGCCACCTGATCTCCGCCTCCGACCTGAGCCGCGAGGACGCGCTGCTCGTCCTCGACACCGCCGAGGAGCTCGCGCAGATCGCGGGCCGCTCCATCAAGAAGCTGCCCACGCTGCGCGGCCGGACGGTCGTCAACCTCTTCTACGAGGACTCCACCCGCACCCGCATCTCCTTCGAGGCGGCCGCCAAGCGGCTGTCGGCGGACGTCATCAACTTCTCCGCCAAGGGGTCGAGCGTGTCCAAGGGCGAGAGCCTGAAGGACACCGCGCTCACGCTGGAGGCGATGGGCGCGGACGCCGTCGTCGTCCGGCACCCCGCGTCGGGCGCGCCGCACCGCCTGGCGAGCTGGGTGCGGGGCAGCGTGGTCAACGCCGGCGACGGCACGCACGAGCACCCCACGCAGGCGCTGCTCGACGCGTTCACCATGCGCCGGCGGCTGGGGGAGCTGGAGGGCCGCAGGGTCACGATCGTCGGCGACGTGCTGCACAGCCGCGTGGCGCGCTCCAACGTGCTGCTGCTCGCCACGCTCGGCGCCGACGTGACCGTGGTCGCGCCGCCGACGCTGCTGCCGGTCGCGATCGACACCTGGCCGTGCTCGGTGTCCTACGACCTGGACGGCGTGCTCCCCAAGAGCGACGTCATCATGATGCTGCGCGTCCAGCAGGAGCGGATGAACGCCGCCTACTTCCCGACGGTGCGCGAGTACAGCCGCCGCTACGGCCTGGACGCCGAGCGCATGGCGGAGCTGCCGGAGCACGCCATCGTCATGCACCCCGGGCCGATGAACCGCGGCGTCGAGATCGCCGCCGAGGTCGCCGACTCGGTCCGCTCCACCATCGTCGACCAGGTGGCCAACGGCGTCAGCGCCCGCATGGCCGTCCTGTACCTGCTGCTCGGAGGTTCCGAGCCCGCCATCGGCCAGGAGGTCGTCTCCCCATGA
- a CDS encoding transcriptional regulator, with protein sequence MPSEYAKALGARLRAIRTQQGLSLHGVEEKSRGRWKAVVVGSYERGDRAVTVQKLAELADFYGVPVSELLPGGASPSPLGPTPKLVIDLERLQQLPKDKAGPLARYAATIQSQRGDYNGKVLSIRQEDLRSLAVIYDKSPTELTEELIGWGVLDPEARRAVESF encoded by the coding sequence ATGCCGTCTGAATACGCTAAGGCTCTCGGCGCGCGCCTGCGCGCCATCCGCACCCAGCAGGGGCTGTCCCTGCACGGGGTGGAGGAGAAGTCCCGCGGCCGCTGGAAGGCCGTCGTCGTGGGTTCGTACGAGCGGGGCGACCGCGCCGTCACCGTTCAGAAGCTGGCCGAGCTCGCCGATTTCTACGGCGTGCCGGTATCCGAGTTGCTGCCCGGCGGAGCCTCGCCGAGCCCCCTCGGGCCTACACCCAAGCTCGTGATCGATCTAGAGCGGTTGCAGCAGCTTCCGAAGGACAAGGCCGGTCCTCTCGCCCGGTACGCCGCGACGATACAGAGCCAGCGGGGCGACTACAACGGAAAGGTCCTGTCCATCCGCCAGGAAGACCTGCGTTCACTCGCGGTGATCTACGACAAGTCCCCGACCGAGCTCACCGAGGAGCTCATCGGCTGGGGCGTCCTCGACCCGGAGGCGCGCCGCGCCGTCGAGTCGTTCTGA
- the carA gene encoding glutamine-hydrolyzing carbamoyl-phosphate synthase small subunit, translating into MTPALLVLEDGRVFRGAAYGAEGETFGEMVFNTGMTGYQETLTDPSYARQIVAMTSPHIGNTGINEEDPESGRIQVAGYVVREPARVASNWRATGSLGSALREQGVVGIAIPGTRALTRHLRERGAMRAGVFSGTEALAPGEEALLERVRQSPSMVGADLAREVSTREPYVVPAQGRKRYTVAAVDLGIKAMTPHRLALRGCEVHILPAASTTEEILALDPDGVFFSNGPGDPAAAGYAVDALKGVLDAGVPFFGICFGNQIFGRALGLRTYKLRFGHRGVNQPVQDRETGRVHISAHNHGFAVDAPKDGPFGTPYGPAEVTHVNLNDGCVEGLRLLERPAFSVQYHPEAAAGPHDASGLFDRFCEQMDRRMEGPR; encoded by the coding sequence ATGACCCCTGCTCTGCTCGTTCTGGAAGACGGCAGGGTGTTCCGCGGGGCCGCGTACGGCGCCGAGGGCGAGACCTTCGGCGAGATGGTCTTCAACACCGGGATGACCGGCTACCAGGAGACGCTCACCGACCCTTCGTACGCCCGCCAGATCGTGGCGATGACGTCCCCCCACATCGGCAACACCGGCATCAACGAGGAGGACCCCGAGTCCGGCAGGATCCAGGTGGCCGGGTACGTGGTGCGCGAGCCCGCCCGGGTGGCGTCCAACTGGCGCGCCACAGGGTCGCTGGGGTCGGCGCTGCGGGAGCAGGGGGTCGTGGGCATCGCGATCCCCGGGACGCGCGCGCTGACGCGGCACCTGCGCGAGCGGGGAGCCATGCGCGCCGGGGTCTTCAGCGGGACGGAGGCGCTCGCACCGGGGGAGGAGGCGCTGCTGGAGCGGGTCCGGCAGAGCCCCTCGATGGTGGGCGCCGACCTCGCGCGGGAGGTGTCGACCCGAGAGCCGTACGTCGTCCCCGCGCAGGGGCGGAAGCGCTACACGGTCGCGGCCGTCGACCTTGGCATCAAGGCCATGACGCCGCACCGGCTCGCCCTCCGCGGCTGCGAGGTGCACATCCTGCCGGCGGCCAGCACGACGGAGGAGATCCTCGCCCTCGACCCGGACGGGGTGTTCTTCTCCAACGGGCCCGGCGACCCCGCCGCCGCGGGTTACGCGGTGGACGCGCTGAAGGGCGTCCTCGACGCCGGGGTCCCGTTCTTCGGCATCTGCTTCGGCAACCAGATCTTCGGCCGCGCGCTCGGGCTGAGGACGTACAAGCTGAGGTTCGGGCACAGGGGCGTCAACCAGCCCGTCCAGGACCGGGAGACCGGCAGGGTCCACATCTCGGCCCACAACCACGGGTTCGCGGTGGACGCGCCCAAGGACGGCCCGTTCGGCACCCCCTACGGTCCCGCCGAGGTGACCCACGTCAACCTCAACGACGGCTGTGTGGAGGGGCTGAGGCTGCTGGAGCGCCCGGCGTTCAGCGTCCAGTACCACCCGGAGGCGGCGGCGGGCCCGCACGACGCGTCCGGTCTCTTCGACCGTTTCTGCGAGCAGATGGACCGGCGGATGGAAGGGCCGAGGTAA
- the pyrR gene encoding bifunctional pyr operon transcriptional regulator/uracil phosphoribosyltransferase PyrR has translation MNAASRPDRPAGAHVADGDLRPKAVLEGPDIRRALTRIAHEILERTKGGHDVLLLGIQTRGVTLAERLAGALREVEGRPVPWGSLDVTMYRDDLRMRPARALGRTEVPSGGIDDRVVVLVDDVLFSGRTVRAALDALNDLGRPRAVQLAVLVDRGHRELPIRPDYVGKNLPTSMRETVKVLLRENDGRDAVLLGPAATATTGGAG, from the coding sequence GTGAATGCTGCCTCCAGGCCGGACCGGCCGGCGGGGGCGCACGTGGCGGACGGTGACCTCCGGCCCAAGGCCGTTCTGGAGGGACCGGACATCCGGCGCGCGCTGACCCGCATCGCACACGAGATCCTCGAGCGGACCAAGGGCGGCCACGACGTCCTGCTGCTCGGCATACAGACCCGCGGCGTGACGCTGGCCGAGCGGCTGGCGGGCGCGCTGCGCGAGGTCGAGGGCCGCCCGGTGCCCTGGGGCTCGCTGGACGTGACGATGTACCGGGACGACCTGCGGATGCGCCCCGCCCGCGCGCTCGGCCGCACCGAGGTGCCCTCCGGCGGGATCGACGACCGCGTCGTCGTCCTGGTCGACGACGTGCTGTTCTCCGGCCGGACGGTCCGCGCGGCGCTGGACGCCCTGAACGACCTCGGCCGGCCCCGCGCGGTCCAGCTGGCCGTGCTGGTCGACCGCGGCCACCGGGAGCTGCCGATCCGCCCCGACTACGTGGGCAAGAACCTGCCGACCTCGATGCGCGAGACGGTGAAGGTGCTGCTCCGGGAGAACGACGGCCGGGACGCCGTCCTGCTGGGGCCCGCGGCCACCGCGACGACGGGGGGCGCCGGATGA